One window from the genome of Bacillus alveayuensis encodes:
- a CDS encoding transcriptional regulator with XRE-family HTH domain (product_source=COG1396; cath_funfam=1.10.260.40; cog=COG1396; pfam=PF01381; smart=SM00530; superfamily=47413), which translates to MIGLEYILELYGMQQIELAEKLGIKKQNINLWIKRKQKISKKHLPTLEQIFGIDAKYFSKELTDLDKLEIQKEKLKRDLQPIITKYEEQFLIGEENDLVEVPVYDKEELNQIEHAIEKAKLIEKFRNMLNRAEHQPYLDTFKLVLELLDKAQHEPVFHKTIEALAHYLEVLPDWVSTGPEQDEFESELFEVFDDYNY; encoded by the coding sequence TTGATAGGTTTAGAATACATCCTTGAACTTTATGGTATGCAGCAAATTGAACTGGCCGAAAAGCTTGGAATTAAAAAGCAAAATATTAATCTTTGGATTAAAAGAAAGCAAAAGATCTCTAAAAAACATTTACCTACGTTGGAACAAATTTTTGGCATAGACGCTAAATACTTTTCAAAAGAATTAACTGATTTAGATAAACTGGAGATTCAAAAGGAAAAATTAAAGCGGGATTTACAGCCTATTATCACGAAATATGAAGAACAGTTCCTCATTGGGGAAGAAAATGATCTTGTTGAAGTGCCGGTTTATGACAAAGAGGAATTGAATCAAATAGAACATGCTATTGAAAAAGCCAAACTAATTGAAAAATTTCGGAACATGCTGAATCGTGCTGAACATCAACCTTATCTCGACACATTTAAATTGGTTCTTGAACTTTTAGATAAGGCACAGCATGAACCGGTTTTCCATAAAACAATAGAAGCTTTAGCCCATTATTTAGAAGTGTTACCAGATTGGGTGTCAACAGGTCCTGAACAAGATGAATTTGAAAGTGAATTATTCGAAGTATTCGATGATTATAATTACTAG
- a CDS encoding hypothetical protein (product_source=Hypo-rule applied; pfam=PF08378; superfamily=52980,57783), which translates to MLYKSRTRSKELLIMELLNTRMDLSSKDKQYYHSLQKGYEGEVLFDALTEKLQCECFILNDLLLNINNTNFQIDSLIITSEKIYLFEIKNYEGDYYYESDKLFKITKSEIINPLHQLSRTNYLLRQLLLNLGFNPQIDASVVFINPNFTLYQAPLNKPFIFPTQLDQYWDKLNTKPSKLNRKHKKLADQLISLHITESPYQQLPSYDYEQVRKGITCVQCKSFSISIEGRKCVCKECRHEELVTAAVMRSVKEFKLLFPDHRISTNAIHQWCQIIPSKKRIRRILNNNFNQVGVRQWTYYE; encoded by the coding sequence ATGCTTTATAAATCTCGAACTAGATCTAAAGAATTGCTGATCATGGAGCTTTTAAATACTAGAATGGATTTATCTAGCAAGGACAAACAGTATTACCACTCTTTACAAAAGGGTTATGAAGGGGAAGTTTTATTTGATGCCTTAACAGAGAAGCTTCAATGTGAATGCTTTATTTTAAATGACTTACTACTTAATATAAATAATACCAACTTCCAAATTGATTCTTTAATTATAACTTCAGAGAAAATTTATTTATTCGAGATCAAAAATTATGAAGGGGATTATTATTACGAATCAGATAAGTTGTTCAAAATAACCAAATCCGAAATTATTAATCCTCTTCACCAATTGAGTAGAACTAATTATTTATTGCGCCAGCTACTCCTTAATCTTGGCTTTAATCCTCAAATTGATGCTTCGGTTGTTTTTATTAATCCTAATTTCACCCTATATCAAGCACCTCTCAATAAACCATTTATTTTTCCTACTCAACTAGACCAATATTGGGACAAACTTAATACCAAACCTTCAAAGTTAAATAGAAAACACAAGAAACTAGCGGATCAACTTATTTCTTTACATATAACTGAATCGCCTTATCAACAGTTACCATCATATGATTATGAACAGGTACGAAAAGGGATCACTTGTGTTCAATGCAAGTCTTTTTCTATCTCCATAGAAGGAAGAAAATGTGTATGTAAGGAATGCAGACATGAAGAATTAGTTACTGCTGCCGTAATGCGGAGCGTAAAGGAATTTAAGCTTCTTTTTCCAGATCATCGGATTTCTACAAATGCAATTCATCAATGGTGTCAAATAATACCATCTAAAAAGAGAATTAGAAGAATTCTAAACAATAATTTTAATCAAGTAGGAGTTCGTCAATGGACTTATTATGAGTAA
- a CDS encoding 23S rRNA (pseudouridine1915-N3)-methyltransferase (product_source=KO:K00783; cath_funfam=3.40.1280.10; cog=COG1576; ko=KO:K00783; pfam=PF02590; superfamily=75217; tigrfam=TIGR00246): protein MNIHIISIGKIKEKYLKQGMNEYLKRLSPYAKVDIIELPDEKAPESLSEQEMEQVKEKEGERILAKISPDTYVIALAIEGTMKSSEQLAESLDKLATYGKSKIAFVIGGSLGLSQTVMSRANESLSFSKMTFPHQLMRLILLEQIYRAFKINRGEPYHK from the coding sequence ATGAATATCCATATCATTTCAATCGGAAAAATAAAAGAAAAGTATTTAAAACAGGGCATGAACGAATATTTAAAACGGCTTTCACCATATGCGAAAGTGGACATCATTGAGCTCCCAGATGAAAAAGCGCCAGAATCATTAAGCGAACAAGAAATGGAACAAGTAAAGGAAAAAGAGGGAGAACGAATTTTAGCCAAAATAAGCCCAGACACCTATGTCATTGCGTTAGCGATCGAAGGAACGATGAAATCATCTGAACAGTTGGCCGAAAGCTTAGATAAGCTAGCAACCTATGGAAAAAGCAAAATCGCCTTTGTAATCGGCGGCTCACTCGGCTTAAGTCAAACCGTCATGTCACGGGCAAACGAATCCCTCTCATTCAGCAAAATGACCTTCCCACACCAGCTCATGCGCCTCATTTTACTAGAGCAAATATACCGAGCCTTTAAAATCAACAGAGGTGAACCGTATCATAAGTGA
- a CDS encoding CxxH/CxxC protein (TIGR04129 family) (product_source=TIGR04129; pfam=PF14116; tigrfam=TIGR04129), with protein sequence MKCCEEHIEIAIDMFVDEKQTAPNIQKIKDNHSLSTTCDLCEKPAVYIVGS encoded by the coding sequence ATGAAATGCTGTGAAGAACATATTGAAATAGCGATTGACATGTTTGTAGATGAAAAACAAACAGCACCGAATATTCAAAAAATTAAAGATAATCACAGTTTATCCACAACATGTGATTTGTGCGAAAAACCTGCTGTTTATATAGTTGGATCGTAG